One Anaerolineae bacterium genomic window carries:
- a CDS encoding class I SAM-dependent methyltransferase: MTAWYEESFGSEYLRLYAHRDLAEACANIRAIEALLSPPKDEPLLDLCCGAGRYLVALWRAGFRRLVGLDLSEDLLQVAAKELRRAGVPQVCLVSGEAVGDDAPDAERVLLVREDMRRIPYRDIFATVISIFTSFGYFETDEDNRAVLVAVQRALRPEGTFLLDYLNRDHVITHLVPEDERLLPDCRVHNHRWITDDGLRVEKLVTMTPERGEPRQFRESVRMYSQREMREMLISAGFAAVRAYGSLAGEPYGPDSPRLVLVAQARS; this comes from the coding sequence GTGACCGCCTGGTACGAAGAGAGCTTCGGAAGCGAATACCTACGACTGTACGCCCATCGGGACTTGGCCGAGGCCTGCGCCAACATCCGGGCTATCGAAGCCCTTCTCTCCCCGCCCAAGGACGAGCCCCTGCTCGACCTCTGCTGCGGTGCGGGCCGCTACCTGGTGGCGCTTTGGAGGGCCGGCTTCCGGCGCTTGGTCGGCCTTGACCTCTCCGAGGATCTGCTCCAGGTGGCGGCCAAGGAGCTCCGGCGGGCGGGGGTCCCTCAGGTGTGCCTTGTCTCCGGGGAGGCTGTCGGGGATGATGCTCCGGACGCCGAGCGTGTGCTGCTGGTGCGGGAGGACATGCGCCGCATCCCCTACCGCGACATCTTCGCCACCGTCATCTCCATCTTCACCTCCTTCGGTTACTTCGAGACGGACGAGGATAACCGGGCCGTCCTGGTGGCGGTGCAGCGGGCCCTGCGCCCCGAGGGCACCTTCCTCCTGGATTATCTGAACCGCGACCACGTGATCACCCACCTGGTGCCCGAGGACGAGCGGCTCCTCCCCGACTGCCGCGTCCACAACCACCGGTGGATCACTGACGACGGACTGCGAGTGGAGAAGCTGGTCACGATGACGCCAGAGCGTGGGGAGCCCCGCCAGTTCCGGGAGTCGGTGCGCATGTACTCCCAGCGGGAGATGCGGGAGATGCTGATCTCGGCCGGCTTCGCCGCCGTAAGGGCGTATGGGTCCCTGGCCGGCGAGCCCTATGGGCCCGATTCGCCCCGGCTGGTCCTGGTCGCCCAGGCTCGGAGTTGA
- a CDS encoding phosphohydrolase: protein MNLAKGCPGSLHLREPRPEYVECPNCQAEVEIWTDEPLARCESCGFWLTHEVGASCIDWCAKAAECVGLDLYERLKQRRPPETGQNQAD, encoded by the coding sequence ATGAATCTAGCCAAGGGTTGCCCGGGCTCGCTGCACTTGCGGGAGCCGCGCCCGGAGTACGTCGAATGCCCCAACTGCCAGGCCGAAGTCGAGATCTGGACCGACGAGCCCCTGGCCCGGTGCGAGTCCTGCGGCTTCTGGCTCACCCACGAGGTGGGCGCCTCGTGCATAGACTGGTGTGCCAAGGCGGCCGAGTGCGTCGGGCTCGACCTCTACGAGCGCCTGAAGCAGCGCCGGCCCCCCGAGACAGGCCAGAACCAGGCCGACTGA
- a CDS encoding C-terminal binding protein: MPGGTGRFRVVAQAMDWGGPEAENEALAGLDVDFEVRDFGNDEDAVIQAARGAHGLILGSGWATRRVIHALAPDLKVISRYGVGYDRVDLQAATDHGVVVANVRTGGVFNQEMSNHAILLLLACAKKLMPLNRIGHTANWRERTRYTRPMVQIYDQVLGIIGLGDIGAMTARKARAFDLTVLAYDPFATPEKAAECGAELVDLDQLLRQSDFVSIHCPLTPETENLIGEREFGLMKPTAYLINTARGPIVNEPALIRALQEGRIAGAGLDVLEKEPPDPDNPLLGMENVIITPHCAGISDRGTFNVKKKAAENVARVLTGRWPESVVNPDVKQVLGLQP, encoded by the coding sequence ATGCCCGGCGGCACTGGACGGTTCAGAGTAGTGGCTCAGGCCATGGACTGGGGCGGCCCGGAGGCAGAGAACGAAGCCCTGGCTGGCCTGGATGTGGACTTCGAGGTGAGGGACTTCGGCAACGACGAGGACGCGGTCATCCAGGCAGCTCGCGGCGCCCATGGCCTTATCCTCGGCTCCGGCTGGGCCACGCGCCGCGTCATCCACGCCCTGGCTCCGGACCTCAAGGTCATCTCTCGTTACGGTGTAGGCTACGACCGGGTGGATCTGCAGGCAGCCACCGACCACGGGGTCGTCGTGGCCAACGTGCGAACTGGCGGCGTCTTCAACCAAGAAATGTCCAACCACGCCATACTCCTGCTGCTCGCCTGTGCCAAGAAGCTCATGCCGCTCAACCGGATCGGGCACACCGCCAACTGGAGGGAGCGTACCCGCTATACCCGCCCCATGGTGCAGATCTACGATCAGGTGCTGGGCATCATCGGCCTGGGCGACATCGGCGCCATGACCGCCAGGAAGGCCCGTGCCTTTGACCTCACCGTCCTCGCCTACGACCCCTTCGCCACTCCGGAGAAGGCCGCCGAGTGTGGCGCCGAGTTGGTGGACCTGGACCAGCTGCTGCGCCAGTCCGACTTCGTGTCCATCCACTGCCCCCTCACCCCCGAGACGGAGAACCTGATCGGAGAGCGTGAGTTTGGCCTTATGAAGCCCACTGCCTACCTGATCAACACCGCCCGTGGGCCCATCGTAAACGAGCCTGCTCTCATCAGGGCGCTCCAGGAAGGTCGCATTGCCGGGGCCGGGCTGGACGTCCTGGAGAAGGAGCCTCCGGACCCGGACAACCCCCTGCTCGGAATGGAGAACGTCATCATCACCCCTCACTGTGCTGGCATCTCCGACCGGGGCACTTTCAACGTGAAGAAGAAGGCGGCCGAGAACGTCGCCCGAGTGCTGACCGGCCGGTGGCCGGAATCGGTGGTCAATCCCGATGTGAAGCAGGTGCTGGGCCTGCAGCCGTAG
- a CDS encoding DegV family protein — translation MNRVQIVTDTSCDLPADLIASHGITVVPLIVRFGEETYLDTELSREEFWRRSEATLPSTSGASLGYFLSAFQNLVKEGHHVLCLTLTSRHSSVYASAWTAAREFGDQVTVCDSQSLSWGLGWQVLAAAEAAAKGLPVDQILEKVADVRSRVRIELVLDTLSFLRRGGRADHFIAALDRAAKALSIKPILTFANGEMRLGALNRTWERGVRRMLAEFVQRAPFEALAVGHTFRRERAEAFADELARETGFPREEIRIFETGSAIASHSGPGLLAALGLVRVAEAV, via the coding sequence ATGAACCGGGTTCAGATCGTCACTGACACCAGTTGCGACCTGCCAGCGGACCTAATCGCCAGCCATGGTATCACCGTGGTGCCGCTCATCGTGCGGTTCGGAGAGGAGACCTACCTCGACACAGAGCTATCCCGAGAGGAGTTCTGGCGTCGCTCGGAGGCCACCCTTCCTAGCACTTCAGGAGCTTCCCTGGGTTACTTCCTGAGCGCCTTCCAGAACCTGGTGAAGGAGGGCCATCACGTTTTGTGCCTCACCCTCACCAGCAGGCACAGCAGCGTCTATGCCTCCGCCTGGACTGCGGCGCGCGAGTTCGGTGACCAGGTGACCGTATGCGACTCGCAGAGCCTCTCCTGGGGGTTGGGCTGGCAGGTTCTGGCGGCTGCCGAAGCAGCGGCAAAGGGCCTGCCGGTGGATCAGATACTGGAGAAGGTGGCCGATGTGCGGTCGCGAGTGAGGATCGAGTTGGTGCTGGATACCCTATCTTTCCTCCGGCGCGGCGGTCGGGCCGACCACTTCATCGCTGCACTGGACCGGGCAGCGAAAGCACTGAGCATCAAGCCAATCCTCACCTTCGCCAACGGTGAGATGAGGCTGGGGGCCCTGAACCGAACCTGGGAACGCGGTGTCAGGCGGATGCTGGCCGAGTTCGTGCAGCGGGCTCCCTTCGAGGCTCTGGCTGTAGGGCACACCTTCAGACGCGAACGGGCGGAGGCCTTCGCGGACGAGCTCGCGCGCGAGACGGGCTTCCCGCGGGAGGAGATCCGCATCTTTGAGACCGGCTCAGCCATTGCCAGCCATAGCGGCCCCGGGCTGCTGGCCGCGCTGGGCCTGGTCAGAGTAGCCGAGGCGGTCTAG
- a CDS encoding GrpB family protein produces MPRPVVIHDYDPSWPAMFERERARIQEALAGRGAVVEHVGSTAVPGLGAKPIIDILIGVANLQEADGCVPCLVALGYTYFPEHEAEIPDRRYLDRQGEDGSYHVHMVEIGGDFWERHLLFRDYLRAHPEVAAEYDRLKRDLAQRYGTDREGYTNAKTDFVRAIEERARRDRPRGCSPAP; encoded by the coding sequence ATGCCCAGACCGGTGGTGATACACGATTACGACCCTTCCTGGCCCGCCATGTTCGAGCGCGAGAGGGCCCGAATCCAGGAGGCCCTGGCCGGACGAGGGGCCGTGGTTGAGCACGTGGGCAGCACCGCCGTGCCCGGGCTGGGAGCCAAACCCATCATCGACATCCTCATCGGGGTCGCGAACCTGCAGGAGGCGGATGGGTGCGTCCCTTGCCTGGTGGCGCTGGGCTACACCTACTTCCCGGAGCACGAGGCCGAGATTCCCGATCGCCGCTATCTGGATAGGCAGGGCGAGGACGGCTCGTATCATGTGCACATGGTGGAGATCGGCGGGGATTTCTGGGAGCGTCACCTGCTTTTCCGGGACTACCTGCGCGCCCATCCCGAGGTAGCCGCGGAGTACGACCGGCTCAAGCGCGACCTGGCACAGCGGTACGGCACCGACCGCGAGGGCTACACCAACGCCAAGACCGATTTCGTCCGCGCCATCGAGGAGCGAGCCCGCCGCGACCGCCCGCGGGGATGTAGCCCCGCCCCCTGA
- the bshB1 gene encoding bacillithiol biosynthesis deacetylase BshB1, producing MPGVDLMAFGAHPDDIEICCGGTLIKLAQAGHSVVMVDMVRGEMGTRGTAETRLAEAEAARRIIGAVARENLALEDGFLQPSKEAKRRVAEVVRRYRPSMVLVPYYQGRHPDHYHASDIAYEGVFLAGLARFETGQEAYRPSRLLYYMTRQGFEPTFVVDISAQFERKMEAIYAYATQFRPDVGDWGQTRLTAPGFRTSLEHWMGYYGSLIGTAYGEGFLVRGILAVESPLDLTFASF from the coding sequence ATGCCCGGGGTTGACCTGATGGCCTTCGGGGCTCATCCAGACGATATCGAGATCTGCTGCGGCGGCACTCTCATCAAGCTGGCCCAGGCGGGCCACTCCGTGGTCATGGTGGACATGGTCCGCGGCGAGATGGGCACGCGAGGAACGGCCGAGACGCGCCTGGCCGAGGCAGAGGCCGCCCGCCGAATCATCGGCGCGGTGGCCAGAGAGAACTTGGCCCTCGAGGACGGGTTCCTCCAGCCCAGCAAGGAGGCCAAGCGCCGCGTGGCCGAGGTAGTCCGACGATACCGGCCCAGCATGGTCCTCGTCCCTTACTACCAGGGACGTCACCCCGATCACTACCACGCCAGCGATATCGCCTACGAGGGCGTGTTCCTCGCCGGGCTGGCCCGCTTCGAGACCGGGCAGGAGGCCTATCGCCCCTCCAGGCTCCTCTACTACATGACCCGACAGGGTTTCGAACCCACTTTTGTGGTGGACATCAGCGCTCAGTTCGAGCGCAAGATGGAGGCCATCTACGCCTATGCTACCCAATTCCGCCCGGACGTCGGCGACTGGGGCCAGACCCGTCTCACTGCGCCCGGGTTTCGGACCTCGCTCGAGCACTGGATGGGCTACTATGGCTCCTTGATCGGCACCGCCTACGGTGAGGGCTTCCTCGTACGGGGCATCTTGGCAGTAGAGAGCCCCCTGGATCTCACCTTCGCCTCGTTCTGA
- a CDS encoding ABC transporter permease, whose amino-acid sequence MSVLAGVTRSVVREASASYAFVERNFNLVRRYWGWELVWLIYSVVNALAITYIGAGMEAITGVAVDTNYLVLYLLVGSLVWGYLDLVFHSISETISWERWEGTIEYTFMAPVSRRTHLVGQTLFSLVYGLLFTSVIFVVVALFFRLSVSGANFAGALAIAFAGSISFIGFGIVTAVLPLLFPEKGDQMTHVVEAVLLLVSGIYYPVDVLPGWMQRIAAASPATYALRSMRAAILEGADWGRLLPDLGILLGMGLVAIPLGLYVFSKAEYYAKRSGKLKRSG is encoded by the coding sequence ATGAGCGTGCTGGCGGGGGTGACGCGTTCGGTGGTGCGGGAGGCGTCCGCCTCCTACGCCTTCGTCGAGCGCAACTTCAACCTGGTGCGGCGTTACTGGGGCTGGGAGTTGGTGTGGCTCATCTACAGCGTGGTCAACGCCCTGGCGATCACGTACATCGGCGCCGGGATGGAGGCCATCACCGGGGTGGCGGTGGATACCAACTACCTGGTGCTCTACCTGCTGGTGGGGAGCCTGGTGTGGGGCTATCTGGACCTGGTGTTCCATTCCATCAGCGAGACCATCTCCTGGGAGAGGTGGGAGGGCACCATCGAATACACCTTCATGGCGCCGGTGTCGCGACGCACCCATCTGGTGGGGCAGACGCTCTTTTCGCTCGTGTATGGGCTCCTGTTCACCAGCGTCATCTTCGTGGTGGTGGCCCTGTTCTTCCGCCTGAGCGTGAGCGGCGCCAATTTCGCCGGAGCCCTGGCCATCGCCTTTGCCGGGAGCATCAGCTTCATCGGGTTCGGCATCGTGACTGCGGTGCTGCCCTTGCTCTTCCCAGAGAAGGGAGACCAGATGACCCACGTGGTGGAGGCGGTGCTGCTGCTGGTGAGCGGCATCTACTACCCGGTGGACGTGCTGCCGGGGTGGATGCAACGCATCGCCGCCGCGTCCCCGGCTACCTATGCTTTGCGGTCCATGCGCGCTGCCATCCTGGAAGGGGCGGACTGGGGACGGCTGCTTCCGGACCTGGGGATCCTCCTGGGCATGGGGCTGGTGGCCATCCCGCTGGGGCTGTACGTGTTCTCCAAGGCGGAGTACTATGCCAAGCGGAGTGGCAAGCTCAAGCGGAGCGGCTGA
- a CDS encoding diacylglycerol kinase family lipid kinase — protein MGKGEISVIVNPTAAGGAVGHEWPDLRSHLLARGLRFRDVFTEAPGHATQLALEAVHQGCQIVVAVGGDGTVNEVVNGLCNGNGLVPATQLAIVSRGTGCDLVRTLGLGDVRRTISALTERETTRTIDVGEILMERDGRTERRLFLNAAGLGFDGEVVEGLLRSRVTGRRIGGTVPYLLEVVQSIMHYDNKRVRATLDGDRMEGLFTSFFACNGRYFAGGMKVAPQADMSDGLFDVVILHALSRLGLLARLPTVYFGWHTVFRQIEIRRARELKVESEDHILIQADGELVGTVPATLRVIPKALKVRV, from the coding sequence ATGGGCAAAGGGGAGATCAGCGTGATAGTCAACCCCACAGCGGCGGGGGGTGCTGTGGGGCACGAGTGGCCTGACCTGCGGTCGCATCTATTGGCCCGGGGGTTGCGCTTTCGGGACGTCTTTACCGAGGCGCCCGGGCACGCCACGCAGTTGGCGCTCGAGGCGGTGCATCAGGGCTGTCAGATAGTGGTGGCTGTCGGCGGGGATGGCACTGTCAACGAAGTGGTGAACGGCCTGTGCAACGGGAACGGGCTAGTGCCCGCGACGCAACTGGCGATCGTCTCGCGCGGTACTGGCTGCGACCTAGTGCGGACGCTGGGCTTGGGGGACGTGCGGCGCACGATCTCGGCTCTCACCGAGAGAGAAACCACGAGGACCATAGACGTGGGCGAGATCCTCATGGAGCGCGACGGACGTACGGAGCGCCGCCTCTTCCTCAACGCGGCCGGCCTGGGCTTCGACGGTGAGGTAGTAGAGGGGCTGCTTCGCAGCCGGGTGACTGGTAGGCGCATCGGCGGCACAGTGCCCTACCTCCTCGAAGTGGTGCAGTCCATCATGCATTATGACAACAAGCGGGTGCGCGCCACTCTGGATGGCGACCGAATGGAGGGGCTGTTTACCTCATTCTTTGCCTGCAACGGCCGCTACTTCGCCGGGGGGATGAAGGTGGCCCCTCAGGCCGACATGAGCGATGGTCTATTCGACGTAGTGATACTGCACGCGCTTTCCCGGCTGGGTCTGCTGGCGCGCTTGCCGACAGTGTACTTTGGGTGGCATACTGTATTTCGACAGATAGAGATCCGTCGTGCGCGAGAGCTCAAGGTGGAGAGCGAGGACCACATCCTGATACAGGCCGACGGTGAGCTGGTCGGCACTGTGCCGGCTACCCTGCGGGTGATACCGAAGGCATTGAAGGTGCGGGTCTAG
- the bshA gene encoding N-acetyl-alpha-D-glucosaminyl L-malate synthase BshA, whose translation MHIGITCYPTHGGSGVVATELGKYLAERGHEVAFISYSMPLRLTTLPPRVSFHEVEIVEYPLLQNFPYSLALAAKMVDVARTRKLQILHVHYAIPFAAAAQLARRAAPDLNLRVVTTLHGTDVTLVGNNPSFRPITASIIDNSDAVTAVSHFLREETYRQFKVEKEIQVIYNFVDPERHQPPSPACIPTCDRARQVTLMHISNFRPVKRVADVIQIFARVAARLDARLILIGDGPEAGMALELARSLGVGDQVVFVGVVDEVAPLLSVADLFLLPSETESFGLVALEAMASGVPVVASDVGGLPEVVEHGVSGYLAPVGDVDKMAEYAIDILSDRERRARFCQAARAQARRFDYRDIVPQYEAVYERVLAEETVSHG comes from the coding sequence ATGCACATCGGGATAACCTGCTATCCCACCCACGGAGGCAGCGGCGTCGTCGCCACTGAGCTGGGCAAGTACTTGGCAGAGCGCGGCCACGAAGTCGCGTTCATCAGCTACTCAATGCCGCTGCGCCTTACCACGCTTCCGCCTCGGGTCAGCTTCCACGAAGTGGAGATAGTGGAATACCCTCTGCTCCAGAACTTCCCCTACAGCCTCGCGCTGGCGGCCAAGATGGTGGACGTAGCCCGGACCCGCAAACTGCAGATACTGCACGTTCACTACGCCATACCCTTTGCCGCCGCGGCCCAATTGGCGCGACGCGCTGCCCCCGATCTCAACCTGAGAGTGGTGACCACACTCCACGGTACCGACGTCACTCTGGTGGGCAACAACCCCTCCTTCCGTCCCATTACTGCCTCCATCATAGACAACTCCGACGCCGTGACCGCCGTCTCCCACTTCTTGCGCGAAGAGACCTACCGCCAGTTCAAGGTGGAGAAGGAAATCCAGGTCATCTACAACTTCGTTGACCCGGAGCGCCACCAGCCACCCTCCCCCGCCTGCATCCCTACGTGCGACCGTGCCCGCCAGGTGACCCTGATGCACATCTCCAATTTCCGCCCCGTGAAGCGCGTCGCCGATGTGATCCAGATCTTTGCTCGGGTGGCCGCTCGCCTGGATGCCAGGCTGATCCTCATCGGCGACGGGCCCGAGGCAGGGATGGCCCTGGAGCTGGCGCGGAGCCTGGGGGTGGGCGATCAGGTGGTGTTCGTGGGCGTGGTGGACGAGGTGGCGCCTCTCCTCTCGGTGGCGGATCTGTTCCTCCTGCCCAGCGAGACGGAGAGCTTCGGGCTGGTGGCCCTGGAAGCCATGGCCAGCGGCGTTCCCGTGGTCGCCAGCGACGTGGGTGGATTGCCTGAGGTAGTCGAGCATGGGGTCTCCGGGTACCTTGCCCCGGTGGGCGACGTGGACAAGATGGCCGAGTACGCCATCGACATCCTGTCCGACCGGGAGCGGCGGGCCAGATTCTGTCAGGCGGCTCGAGCCCAGGCACGCCGGTTCGACTACCGAGACATCGTTCCCCAGTACGAGGCCGTGTACGAGAGGGTCCTGGCCGAGGAGACGGTGTCACACGGCTGA
- the bshC gene encoding bacillithiol biosynthesis cysteine-adding enzyme BshC has product MARSQTKVELPCSIEYVPERDLPASAGNQLYLDYIAGAPSARRFYGHGPLDFTAALAERQAVPYPRARLAHLLEAYNAGLGAAPEALAGARDLADSDTYCVIGGSQVGFLGGPVYTTYKIVAIIRLARRLEEKLGVRVVPAFWLASEDHDFQEVNHVYYLQPDGEVGRVRFTWNEQGKPISALPLTPEAQRAANQYFAALEPGPHRDETRALFAPRPGETYTSWHGRVWADLFSPQGLVLVQPEVLRPLAGDFFGRALQQAEAIATALAQVAGELRQYGYQPQLTSADAGRLYLIDERGRRLRVDDAPTHVERARRQPEHYSTDAALRPVFADAVLPVLADVLGAGEIAYQGMLQPLHGLFDVPQPVLFPRPHYTVVGPEESQALERYGVTARDILTAQLDPAGIFRRAAADHDRAEFYRARSEVRKALEPLRERVERIDPSLGRTWEGTLAKALRAVDKLEERAQRAQLSQSGRSRQGLHALRNALLPRGRLQERMLPLPHFLNRHGRPFLQLLFDAGQLCRFDHSILTLEEADARG; this is encoded by the coding sequence ATGGCCCGGAGCCAGACGAAGGTAGAGCTTCCCTGTTCGATCGAGTACGTTCCCGAGCGCGACCTGCCAGCGTCGGCGGGCAACCAGCTCTACCTCGACTACATCGCCGGCGCCCCGTCGGCACGTCGGTTCTATGGTCACGGTCCTCTGGACTTCACCGCCGCCCTCGCCGAGCGCCAGGCTGTCCCCTACCCGCGCGCCCGCCTGGCCCACCTTTTGGAGGCCTACAACGCCGGGCTAGGTGCGGCACCCGAGGCCCTGGCCGGGGCGCGCGACCTGGCAGATAGCGACACGTACTGCGTCATCGGGGGCTCTCAGGTCGGCTTCCTCGGCGGGCCGGTCTACACCACCTACAAGATCGTGGCCATCATCCGCCTGGCGCGCCGCCTGGAGGAGAAGTTGGGCGTGCGCGTGGTGCCAGCGTTCTGGCTGGCCAGCGAGGACCACGACTTCCAGGAAGTGAACCACGTCTACTACCTCCAGCCCGACGGGGAAGTGGGCCGGGTGCGCTTCACCTGGAACGAGCAGGGCAAACCGATCTCCGCCCTCCCCCTGACTCCCGAGGCGCAGCGCGCCGCCAACCAGTACTTCGCTGCCCTTGAGCCAGGGCCACACCGGGATGAGACGCGAGCGCTCTTCGCCCCCCGGCCGGGCGAGACTTACACCTCCTGGCATGGCCGCGTATGGGCCGACCTCTTCTCGCCCCAAGGGCTGGTGTTGGTGCAGCCCGAAGTGCTCCGGCCGCTGGCGGGCGACTTCTTCGGCCGGGCTCTTCAGCAGGCGGAGGCCATCGCGACGGCGCTGGCCCAGGTGGCGGGAGAGCTGCGGCAGTATGGCTACCAGCCTCAACTCACTTCGGCCGATGCCGGACGGCTCTACCTGATAGATGAAAGGGGCCGCCGCCTGCGCGTGGACGATGCGCCCACTCACGTGGAGCGAGCTCGCCGCCAGCCCGAGCACTACTCCACCGACGCCGCCCTGCGACCCGTGTTCGCCGACGCCGTCCTGCCGGTGCTGGCGGACGTCCTTGGGGCAGGAGAGATCGCCTATCAAGGGATGCTCCAGCCGCTGCACGGGTTGTTCGACGTCCCCCAGCCGGTGCTTTTCCCCCGCCCTCACTATACGGTGGTAGGCCCCGAGGAGAGCCAGGCACTAGAGCGCTACGGTGTCACCGCCAGAGACATCCTTACGGCCCAGCTAGACCCAGCCGGGATCTTCCGTCGCGCGGCAGCCGATCACGACAGGGCCGAGTTCTATCGGGCCCGATCGGAGGTGAGGAAGGCGCTGGAGCCTCTGCGGGAGCGGGTGGAGCGCATTGACCCCAGCCTGGGTCGCACCTGGGAGGGCACCCTGGCGAAGGCGCTGCGAGCCGTGGACAAGCTGGAGGAGCGGGCCCAGCGAGCCCAGTTGAGCCAGTCCGGTAGAAGCAGGCAGGGGTTGCACGCCCTGCGCAACGCCCTCCTACCCCGCGGCCGGCTCCAGGAGCGCATGCTACCTCTGCCTCACTTCCTGAACCGGCACGGCCGTCCCTTCCTCCAGCTCCTCTTCGACGCCGGCCAGCTCTGCCGGTTCGATCACTCCATTCTCACCTTGGAGGAGGCTGATGCCCGGGGTTGA
- a CDS encoding ABC transporter ATP-binding protein codes for MSETALEITEVAKAFGGNGRLALPSFFRRSGAKKKRVMAVDHVSLTVHRGEIFGVLGPNGSGKSTLVRLMATLLIPDGGTIRVFGHDVVRESEAVKRMINRVSVEAAFFKKLSPMENLMYAARLYGLSGGEARRKIVAILARLGIEGRSVYSPLDEMSRGMQQKVAIARAFLTSPVLLLLDEPTTGLDPRSKRDVQQFVRELRDSHDTTVVLTTHDMNEAETLCDRVAIIDEGRIVALDTPAGLKAQLPVGDRSVTLEDVFMELTGKRLVGEEVVI; via the coding sequence ATGTCTGAGACCGCGTTGGAGATCACCGAGGTAGCCAAGGCCTTCGGCGGCAACGGCCGTCTGGCCCTGCCGTCCTTCTTCCGTCGCTCGGGCGCCAAGAAGAAGAGGGTCATGGCGGTGGATCACGTTAGCCTCACCGTCCATAGGGGCGAAATCTTCGGCGTCCTGGGACCCAACGGGAGCGGGAAGTCCACCCTGGTGCGCCTGATGGCCACTCTACTCATTCCCGACGGAGGGACGATCCGCGTCTTCGGCCACGACGTGGTCCGGGAAAGCGAGGCGGTGAAGCGGATGATCAACCGGGTGTCGGTGGAGGCAGCCTTCTTCAAGAAGCTATCCCCCATGGAGAACCTGATGTACGCCGCCCGGTTGTACGGTCTGAGCGGCGGAGAGGCTCGGCGGAAGATCGTGGCCATCCTGGCGCGCCTGGGCATCGAGGGCCGGTCGGTCTACTCCCCGCTGGATGAGATGTCCCGGGGGATGCAGCAGAAGGTGGCCATTGCCCGGGCCTTCCTGACGTCGCCCGTCCTGCTCCTGCTGGACGAGCCCACCACCGGACTCGATCCCCGGTCCAAGCGGGACGTGCAGCAGTTCGTGCGGGAGCTGCGCGACTCCCACGATACCACGGTGGTGCTTACCACCCACGACATGAACGAGGCTGAGACCCTCTGCGACCGGGTGGCGATCATTGATGAGGGCCGCATCGTGGCTCTGGACACGCCTGCCGGGCTCAAGGCGCAGCTCCCGGTGGGCGATCGTTCGGTCACCCTGGAGGACGTGTTCATGGAGCTCACCGGCAAGCGGCTGGTGGGCGAAGAGGTGGTGATATGA
- a CDS encoding MBL fold metallo-hydrolase, which yields MFVQQFRTGGDRNFGYLVADEDTQQAAVIDASYSPDSILGFAHDRGYRIAYAFSTHAHGDHTNGNPVIEAAIGRPVLLYGHRDPDTGITLTDGARLPLGNLQIRVIHTPGHTEDSMCLYVGDAVFTGDTLFVGKVGGTDLGQGARQQYHSLHQKLMTLPGSTTIFPGHDVGVSPVSTVAHERETNPFLAQPDFESFVLLKANWSAYKAEHGIK from the coding sequence ATGTTTGTGCAGCAATTCCGGACGGGCGGCGACCGCAACTTCGGCTACCTGGTCGCCGACGAGGACACGCAGCAAGCTGCCGTCATTGACGCGTCGTACTCCCCCGACTCCATCCTCGGCTTCGCCCACGACCGAGGCTACCGGATAGCCTACGCCTTCAGCACCCACGCTCACGGCGATCATACCAACGGCAACCCGGTCATAGAGGCCGCCATCGGCAGACCCGTTCTCCTCTACGGCCACCGGGACCCCGACACCGGTATCACCCTCACCGACGGCGCCAGGCTACCCCTAGGCAACCTGCAGATCCGAGTCATCCACACCCCCGGACACACCGAGGACTCCATGTGCCTCTACGTGGGCGATGCCGTCTTCACCGGCGACACCCTCTTCGTGGGCAAGGTAGGCGGGACCGACCTGGGCCAGGGTGCCCGCCAGCAGTACCACTCCCTGCACCAGAAGCTCATGACCCTCCCCGGCAGCACCACCATCTTCCCCGGCCACGACGTCGGCGTGTCACCCGTCTCCACCGTAGCCCACGAACGGGAGACCAACCCTTTCCTGGCCCAGCCGGACTTCGAATCTTTCGTGCTGCTGAAGGCAAACTGGTCGGCCTACAAGGCGGAGCACGGCATCAAGTGA